The Methanobrevibacter wolinii SH genome includes a window with the following:
- the nadA gene encoding quinolinate synthase NadA, translating into MLNELQKEIIDLKEEKNAIILAHNYQRKEIQEIADYLGDSLGLCMKATQIKDKDIVVFCGVDFMAETAYILNPDKKILIPDARADCPMANMLSAEQIRKAKKQYPEAAVALYVNSTAEAKAESDILVTSGNATKVVNALDEDVVLFGPDTNLANYTQKFTDKEIIPIPGDGHCYVHKMFNPGDVAFKKEEHPNAEVLVHPESNIDVQEAADLVLSTGDMLKYIKESDKDEFILGTERDIISRIELEIPDKKCYPLLDDAICKTMKLHTLEKVRDCLLNEEPQIKVPEELVKKSKQSVERMLKASK; encoded by the coding sequence ATGTTAAATGAATTACAAAAAGAAATTATAGACTTAAAAGAAGAAAAAAATGCAATTATACTTGCACATAATTACCAAAGGAAAGAAATTCAAGAAATCGCTGATTATTTAGGAGATTCATTAGGATTATGTATGAAAGCAACACAAATCAAAGATAAAGACATAGTTGTTTTCTGTGGTGTAGATTTCATGGCAGAAACAGCATACATATTAAATCCTGATAAAAAAATATTAATCCCTGATGCAAGAGCAGATTGTCCAATGGCAAATATGTTATCTGCAGAACAAATTAGAAAAGCCAAAAAACAATACCCTGAAGCTGCAGTTGCTCTATATGTAAACAGTACAGCAGAAGCAAAAGCAGAAAGTGATATATTAGTTACAAGTGGTAATGCAACAAAAGTTGTTAATGCATTAGATGAAGATGTAGTTTTATTTGGACCAGATACAAATCTTGCAAATTACACACAAAAATTTACAGATAAAGAAATAATCCCAATACCTGGAGATGGACATTGTTATGTACATAAAATGTTCAATCCTGGAGATGTAGCTTTTAAAAAAGAAGAACATCCTAATGCAGAAGTTCTTGTTCATCCAGAATCTAATATTGATGTACAAGAAGCTGCAGATTTAGTGTTAAGTACTGGAGATATGTTAAAATATATTAAAGAATCAGATAAAGACGAATTTATTTTAGGAACAGAAAGAGACATAATATCTAGAATAGAACTTGAAATTCCAGATAAAAAATGTTATCCATTACTTGATGATGCTATATGTAAAACTATGAAATTACATACTCTTGAAAAAGTAAGAGATTGTCTTCTTAATGAAGAACCTCAAATTAAAGTTCCTGAGGAATTAGTTAAAAAATCTAAACAATCTGTTGAAAGAATGTTAAAAGCATCTAAATAA
- a CDS encoding HEAT repeat domain-containing protein: MGNLTVEEAILKLKDNDVEVRKEAIKNLYGVKDEAVIDPLIDATTDENTNVRFKAAQILGTFGDVAVNKLIDKFNTATGSDKRYLIFALKETHSPNTIDVLVSAVNDEDPNVRKTAIRGLGALQARDKMDYIASGLNDDDWGVRLYAIYALGDLATPESIALIKQARRKEKDKDFKKSCNKTIKKAEKVMKEGGKLKPASKAKPMKDIKVLEKEDIEAAAREYEVYVKEKATSQAPYKRLCILYRKMNKYDDEVRTLNVAIETLSKLNPGKEDWFQKRLDKLTN; encoded by the coding sequence ATGGGCAATTTAACTGTTGAAGAAGCAATTTTAAAACTTAAAGATAATGATGTTGAAGTAAGAAAAGAAGCAATTAAAAATTTATATGGGGTTAAAGATGAAGCAGTTATTGACCCATTAATTGATGCTACTACTGATGAAAATACTAATGTAAGATTTAAAGCAGCTCAAATTTTAGGAACTTTTGGAGATGTTGCTGTAAATAAGTTAATTGATAAATTTAATACTGCTACTGGTTCAGATAAACGTTATTTAATTTTTGCACTTAAAGAAACTCATAGTCCTAATACTATTGATGTTCTTGTAAGTGCAGTTAATGATGAAGATCCAAATGTACGTAAAACAGCTATTCGTGGTTTAGGTGCTCTTCAAGCAAGAGATAAAATGGATTACATTGCATCAGGTCTTAATGATGATGACTGGGGTGTAAGATTATATGCAATTTATGCATTAGGTGATCTTGCAACTCCTGAATCTATTGCTTTAATTAAACAAGCAAGACGTAAAGAAAAGGATAAAGACTTTAAAAAATCTTGTAATAAAACTATTAAAAAAGCTGAAAAAGTAATGAAAGAAGGAGGTAAACTTAAACCTGCTTCTAAAGCAAAACCTATGAAAGATATTAAAGTTTTAGAAAAAGAAGATATTGAAGCAGCTGCAAGAGAGTATGAAGTATATGTTAAAGAAAAAGCAACAAGTCAAGCACCTTATAAAAGGTTATGTATTCTTTATCGTAAAATGAATAAATATGATGATGAAGTACGTACCTTAAATGTAGCTATTGAAACATTATCAAAATTAAATCCAGGTAAAGAAGATTGGTTCCAAAAAAGATTAGATAAATTAACTAATTAA
- a CDS encoding mechanosensitive ion channel family protein yields MINFIKILTHPVNNYEKVFFIIIIIVLATILLRLITFSMKHLKKNTDIDMTGPYLIRDLLQYTIYIVAALLILEIFGINIQGILVSIGIVGIIIGFAAKDAISNIMSGMFLLIDKTVKVGETITVNNFKGEVIQVGFRTTTIKTADNVIITIPNSQLGNTPYANNTNELTTLLTLPILLSPNIDIEEFEKKAIETCKNFDFTVKDSVMKVNVKEINEMGTNIVLVIGVSDYENIERYRLIIANKIRKIINDMNKSQNTNTNKVILK; encoded by the coding sequence ATGATTAATTTTATTAAAATATTAACACATCCTGTAAATAACTATGAAAAAGTATTTTTTATAATTATTATAATTGTTCTTGCAACAATACTTCTTAGATTAATAACTTTTTCAATGAAACATCTTAAAAAAAATACAGATATAGATATGACAGGACCATACCTTATCCGTGATTTACTACAATATACAATATATATTGTTGCAGCTTTACTTATTTTAGAAATATTTGGAATAAATATTCAAGGTATTCTTGTAAGTATAGGAATTGTAGGTATTATAATAGGTTTTGCTGCTAAAGATGCAATATCAAACATTATGAGTGGAATGTTTCTATTAATAGATAAAACTGTAAAAGTAGGAGAAACTATTACAGTAAATAATTTCAAAGGTGAAGTTATACAAGTTGGATTTAGGACAACCACTATAAAAACAGCAGATAATGTGATTATAACAATACCAAACTCCCAATTAGGTAATACCCCTTATGCAAATAATACTAATGAACTTACAACTCTTTTAACATTACCTATTCTTCTTAGTCCTAATATAGATATTGAAGAATTTGAAAAAAAAGCTATTGAAACTTGTAAAAATTTTGATTTTACAGTTAAAGATTCAGTAATGAAAGTTAATGTAAAAGAAATAAATGAAATGGGTACAAATATAGTTTTAGTTATTGGAGTAAGTGACTATGAAAATATTGAGAGGTATAGATTAATAATTGCAAATAAAATTAGAAAAATTATTAATGATATGAATAAATCACAGAATACAAATACAAATAAAGTAATACTTAAATAA
- the nucS gene encoding endonuclease NucS produces MNYKNIEKPNINESYNFIEEGLRKRATISLYTYCKVEYEGRALSQLNYGERLIIIKPDGSFLIHQNKKVEPVNWQPPKSRTKVYIKNNKLFLESNRKTPRERLEVEINNIETGTYAILEDYEELEQAGYEKDMGDMIMKNPHIIEEGFKPSSREYSVNSGFIDILGKDKNGNLMVLELKSRKIGVSAVKQIRRYVEDLKNTENKEFETDNNKKRIRGILVAPKIDNDAKEMIEEENFEFVACEPPKELKKDKKVTLDLFK; encoded by the coding sequence ATGAATTACAAAAATATTGAAAAACCAAATATAAATGAAAGTTATAATTTCATAGAAGAAGGACTTCGTAAAAGAGCAACAATAAGCTTATACACATATTGTAAAGTAGAATATGAAGGACGTGCTCTTAGTCAACTTAATTATGGTGAACGTTTAATAATAATTAAACCTGATGGATCCTTTTTAATTCATCAAAATAAAAAAGTAGAACCAGTAAATTGGCAACCACCAAAATCAAGAACTAAAGTTTATATTAAAAATAATAAGTTATTTTTAGAAAGTAATAGAAAAACTCCAAGAGAAAGATTAGAAGTAGAAATAAATAATATTGAAACTGGAACTTATGCTATTCTTGAAGATTATGAAGAATTAGAACAAGCAGGTTATGAAAAAGATATGGGTGACATGATTATGAAAAACCCACATATAATAGAAGAAGGATTTAAACCTAGCTCAAGAGAGTACAGTGTAAACAGTGGATTTATTGATATTTTAGGTAAAGATAAAAATGGAAATTTAATGGTTTTAGAGTTAAAATCACGTAAAATTGGAGTAAGTGCAGTTAAGCAAATAAGACGTTATGTTGAAGATTTAAAAAACACAGAAAATAAAGAATTTGAAACAGACAATAATAAGAAAAGAATAAGAGGAATATTAGTAGCTCCAAAAATAGATAATGATGCTAAAGAGATGATTGAAGAAGAAAATTTTGAATTTGTAGCATGTGAACCTCCAAAAGAACTTAAAAAAGATAAAAAAGTAACATTAGACTTATTTAAATAA
- a CDS encoding zinc ribbon domain-containing protein, which produces MKKCKYCGTVNEDWARYCNYCGKSLLEEDFNKETYTQGFDNTQTYTNPINYNEDKIILIGYIVSIIFGWGWVPLLFLNALSGIGFIGFFGLFLPFYMINSSNSKIRKHGLIQLLICLSGFIIAILAMLSIFKLI; this is translated from the coding sequence ATGAAAAAATGTAAATATTGTGGAACTGTTAATGAAGATTGGGCAAGATATTGTAATTATTGTGGCAAATCACTTCTTGAAGAGGATTTTAACAAAGAAACATATACTCAAGGATTTGACAATACACAAACATACACAAATCCAATAAATTATAATGAAGATAAAATAATTCTCATAGGATACATAGTTTCAATTATCTTTGGTTGGGGATGGGTTCCATTATTATTTTTAAATGCATTAAGTGGAATAGGATTTATTGGATTCTTTGGATTATTTTTACCATTTTATATGATAAATTCATCAAATTCAAAAATTAGAAAACACGGACTAATTCAACTTTTAATATGTTTAAGTGGATTTATAATAGCTATTTTAGCTATGTTAAGTATATTTAAATTAATTTAA
- a CDS encoding flavodoxin family protein produces the protein MKALIVYYSRDGHTKEIAEKIAKNIECDIEEIRDNQSHQGKRGYVKGALESIIGKGSSIILPEKDPMNYDITIIGSPVWASSPASPVITYAERNRNNFRKIACFATCKGSGAEKTCDKISKVAGKQSIANLCLTDEDLKNPNAKIKDFIETINL, from the coding sequence ATGAAAGCATTAATTGTATATTATTCAAGAGATGGCCATACAAAAGAAATTGCAGAAAAAATAGCTAAAAATATTGAATGTGATATTGAAGAAATTAGAGATAATCAATCACATCAAGGAAAAAGAGGATATGTAAAAGGAGCATTAGAATCAATAATAGGAAAAGGTTCTTCTATAATACTTCCAGAAAAAGACCCAATGAATTATGATATAACAATAATAGGTAGTCCAGTATGGGCATCAAGTCCTGCAAGTCCTGTAATCACTTATGCTGAAAGGAATAGAAATAATTTCAGAAAAATAGCATGTTTTGCAACATGTAAAGGTTCTGGTGCAGAAAAAACCTGTGATAAAATATCAAAAGTTGCAGGAAAACAAAGTATTGCTAATTTATGTTTAACAGATGAAGATCTTAAAAACCCAAATGCAAAAATAAAAGATTTCATAGAAACTATAAATTTATAA
- a CDS encoding ATP-dependent helicase: MIKKQTKTYTKKEIYKILHPAVKKWFDDNFDDFTPAQKQAIPEIHKQNNILISSPTGSGKTLTAFLSIISELTTLADKGELEDKVYCIYISPLKALDNDIERNLDIPLKEIEKIAGKDLGIRKAVRTGDTTQYQRQKMLKKPPHILITTPETLSILLVAPKFRLKLANVKYVIIDEIHSLAENKRGVHLSLSLERLQALVGGFTRIGLSATVSPLKNVARFLVGNEYGVERNCIIVDVNYLKELDLEVMCPVNDIVIADNEDTRLAMYDLVDDLIQEHETTLIFTNTRSGTESFVYNLKKMYPNHYNSNNLMAHHSSLSKEVRLRTEENLKKGNLRAVVSSTSLELGIDIGYIDLVILINSPKSVSRALQRIGRSGHKLHEKSKGRIIVTDRDDLVECSVIVKDAKEGKIDRIQIPENSLDVLSQHIYGMAIENPWDIDYAFDIIKKSYCFRNLERDDYEDVLSYLAGEYVELEERYVYPKIWIDYDKNTFGKRGKLARMLYSTNIGTIPDRSGVLVKCNGEVVGKVEEDFYEKLKKGDTFVLGGTTFRFNYGRGMVINVSPASGPPTIPRWFSEQLPLSYDLALDIQRFRANIETKLQYSKSKEDVINYINEYLYVDDFAANAIYEYFNEQYVYAVVPSYKKLLIEYYKGYGNRRFVVFHSLFGRRVNDALSRAVAYIVSRNYNVNVTISISDNGFYLSADEGKIGALESFKKLTSENFRNILIQSINKTEILSHRFRDCAGRSLMTLRHYKGHTKTTGRQQVRSKILLKYVQEMDQNFPILKEARRESIEEYMDVENALKVIKAIENQEMEIKTINTVIPSPFAFNLVSQGYLDVLNNNDKAQYVKRMHKAILEKIKTKLKEEYYY; encoded by the coding sequence ATGATAAAAAAACAGACAAAAACATATACTAAAAAAGAAATTTACAAAATTCTTCATCCTGCAGTAAAAAAATGGTTTGATGATAATTTTGATGATTTTACACCTGCTCAAAAACAAGCTATTCCTGAAATACATAAACAAAACAATATATTAATATCATCACCAACAGGTTCAGGAAAAACATTAACTGCATTTTTATCAATTATATCCGAACTTACTACACTTGCAGACAAAGGAGAACTTGAAGATAAGGTATATTGTATTTATATATCCCCACTTAAAGCATTAGATAATGATATTGAAAGGAATTTAGATATCCCTCTTAAAGAAATTGAAAAGATAGCAGGAAAAGATTTAGGAATAAGAAAAGCAGTACGTACTGGAGACACTACACAATATCAAAGACAAAAAATGCTTAAAAAACCACCTCACATATTAATAACAACCCCTGAAACACTTTCTATTCTCCTTGTTGCACCTAAGTTTAGACTTAAATTAGCAAATGTAAAATATGTTATTATAGACGAAATACATTCTCTTGCAGAAAACAAAAGAGGAGTACATTTAAGTTTATCATTAGAACGACTTCAGGCACTTGTTGGAGGTTTTACAAGAATTGGTCTTTCAGCTACAGTATCTCCACTGAAAAATGTTGCAAGATTTCTTGTAGGTAATGAATATGGAGTAGAAAGAAATTGTATTATAGTGGATGTTAATTATTTAAAAGAATTAGATCTTGAAGTAATGTGTCCTGTAAATGATATAGTAATTGCAGATAATGAAGATACACGTCTTGCAATGTATGATTTAGTAGACGATTTAATACAAGAACATGAAACAACATTAATATTCACAAATACACGTAGTGGTACAGAAAGTTTTGTTTACAATTTAAAAAAGATGTATCCAAACCATTATAATAGTAATAATTTAATGGCACACCACTCTTCACTTTCAAAAGAAGTACGTCTTAGAACTGAAGAAAATTTAAAAAAAGGAAATTTAAGAGCAGTTGTATCTTCAACATCACTTGAATTAGGAATTGATATTGGGTATATAGATTTAGTTATTTTAATTAATTCTCCAAAATCTGTATCTCGTGCTCTTCAAAGGATTGGAAGAAGTGGTCACAAATTACATGAAAAATCTAAAGGACGTATTATAGTAACAGATAGAGATGACCTTGTAGAATGTAGTGTAATTGTAAAAGATGCAAAAGAAGGTAAAATAGATAGAATACAAATCCCTGAAAATAGTTTAGATGTTTTATCACAACATATCTATGGAATGGCTATTGAAAATCCATGGGATATAGATTATGCTTTTGATATAATAAAAAAAAGTTATTGCTTTAGAAATCTTGAAAGAGATGATTATGAAGATGTATTAAGTTATCTTGCTGGAGAATATGTTGAACTTGAAGAAAGATATGTATATCCAAAAATCTGGATTGACTATGATAAAAATACATTTGGAAAACGTGGAAAATTAGCTAGAATGTTATATTCAACAAATATTGGTACAATCCCAGATAGATCAGGTGTTTTAGTTAAATGTAATGGTGAAGTAGTAGGTAAAGTTGAAGAAGATTTTTATGAAAAACTTAAAAAAGGAGACACCTTTGTATTAGGAGGAACCACATTTAGATTCAATTATGGAAGAGGAATGGTCATTAATGTTTCACCAGCAAGTGGACCTCCAACAATCCCAAGATGGTTCTCAGAACAACTTCCTTTATCTTATGATTTAGCATTAGATATCCAAAGATTTAGAGCAAATATAGAAACAAAACTTCAATATAGTAAAAGTAAAGAAGATGTTATTAATTACATTAATGAATACCTTTATGTTGATGATTTTGCAGCAAATGCAATCTATGAATACTTTAATGAACAATATGTATATGCAGTTGTTCCTTCTTATAAAAAATTATTAATTGAATATTATAAAGGATATGGAAATAGACGATTCGTTGTTTTTCATTCTTTATTTGGAAGAAGAGTAAATGATGCATTATCACGTGCAGTTGCATATATCGTATCAAGAAACTATAATGTCAATGTTACCATATCTATATCAGATAATGGATTTTATTTAAGTGCAGATGAAGGTAAAATCGGAGCTCTTGAATCATTTAAAAAATTAACTAGTGAAAATTTTAGAAATATTCTAATACAATCAATTAATAAAACAGAAATCTTATCCCATAGATTTAGAGATTGTGCTGGAAGATCACTTATGACATTAAGACATTATAAAGGCCATACAAAAACAACTGGACGTCAACAAGTTAGAAGTAAAATATTACTTAAATATGTTCAAGAAATGGATCAAAATTTTCCAATACTTAAAGAAGCAAGAAGAGAATCTATTGAAGAATATATGGATGTAGAAAATGCTCTTAAAGTAATTAAAGCAATTGAAAATCAAGAAATGGAAATAAAAACCATAAATACTGTAATTCCAAGTCCATTTGCATTTAATTTAGTTTCACAAGGATATCTTGATGTTTTAAATAATAATGATAAAGCACAATATGTAAAAAGAATGCATAAAGCAATCCTTGAAAAAATAAAAACAAAATTAAAAGAAGAATATTACTATTAA
- a CDS encoding alpha/beta fold hydrolase, giving the protein MFSEIDFTKPKYFTLDEFKFSTGDILENVDVEYITAGTPIYNEDGEIINGVLYCHGSSGDYGSLRRINDISGSGEVFDTDKLFFISLSALGSPRSLSPSMTNLKGDFPHYSILDMVNFQREFLREKFNITHLKGMIGNSMGGFTVLTWAAYYPLEMDFVISLVSSYKVAGHNYALSRIMDDIVKSCPDYNNGDYVESEELDRTFRLANEIMFNYGFSREYYRNKSNSEIDLSINEMLNEDTLDDINDLVYRNDASLNYDIEDKLKNIVAKVLIIAINQDQYFPPKLDAIPMSHMIKNSELLIFDSINGHIGSRELIKIESDLKRFLNEFI; this is encoded by the coding sequence TTGTTTTCAGAGATTGACTTTACAAAACCAAAATATTTTACTTTAGATGAGTTTAAATTTTCTACTGGTGATATTTTAGAAAATGTTGATGTAGAATACATTACTGCAGGTACTCCTATATATAATGAAGATGGGGAAATAATTAATGGAGTATTATATTGTCATGGTTCTAGTGGAGATTATGGTTCATTAAGACGTATTAATGATATTTCTGGTAGTGGTGAAGTTTTTGATACTGATAAATTATTTTTTATTTCATTAAGTGCACTTGGTTCACCAAGGTCTCTTTCACCTTCAATGACTAATCTTAAAGGTGATTTTCCACATTATTCTATATTGGATATGGTTAATTTTCAAAGAGAATTTTTAAGAGAAAAATTTAATATTACTCATCTTAAGGGGATGATTGGAAATTCTATGGGTGGTTTTACAGTTCTTACATGGGCTGCATATTATCCTTTAGAGATGGATTTTGTAATTTCACTTGTAAGTAGTTATAAGGTAGCAGGACATAATTATGCTTTATCTCGTATTATGGATGATATTGTTAAATCTTGTCCAGATTATAATAATGGGGATTATGTTGAGTCTGAAGAATTAGATAGAACATTTAGACTTGCAAATGAAATAATGTTTAATTATGGTTTTTCAAGAGAATATTATCGTAATAAATCTAATTCTGAAATTGATTTAAGTATTAATGAAATGCTTAATGAAGATACTCTTGATGATATTAATGATTTAGTTTATAGAAATGATGCTTCTTTAAATTATGATATTGAAGATAAACTTAAAAATATTGTTGCAAAAGTATTAATCATTGCTATTAATCAAGATCAATATTTTCCACCTAAATTAGATGCTATTCCTATGTCTCATATGATTAAAAATTCAGAACTCTTAATATTTGATTCAATTAATGGACATATTGGTTCACGTGAACTTATAAAAATAGAATCTGATTTAAAAAGATTTTTAAATGAATTTATTTAA
- a CDS encoding formate--phosphoribosylaminoimidazolecarboxamide ligase → MGKIKKEHILDILNGYDKDNITIATLGSHTSLHILRGAQLEGFKTAIVCEKGREVPYKRFGVADEFIMVDKFKDIVNEDVQQKLRDMNAIVIPHGSFVAYAGLSNVEDKFNVPMFGNRDILRWEAERDKERKMLVNGDIRIPKKFESPSDIDCEVMVKFPGARGGRGYFICSSPEEFNKKIDEMKNRGWIKDSDVAEAHIEEYVCGCNYCIHYFYSALNDEVELMGMDSRYESCIDGLVRMPAKDQIETNLSPSYVVTGNHPVVIRESLLTQAFDLGDKLVKSAKELVKPGLNGPFCLQTLVNDNLELVVFETSARIDGGTNTFMNGSPYSYLKYGEGMSMGRRIALEIKNAIEKGELDKIIT, encoded by the coding sequence ATGGGAAAAATTAAAAAGGAACATATTTTGGATATTTTAAATGGGTATGATAAAGATAATATTACTATTGCTACTTTAGGTAGTCATACTTCTTTACATATTTTGCGTGGAGCTCAATTAGAAGGTTTTAAAACTGCTATAGTATGTGAAAAAGGTCGTGAAGTTCCATATAAACGATTTGGTGTTGCTGATGAATTTATTATGGTTGATAAATTTAAAGATATCGTTAATGAAGATGTTCAACAGAAACTTCGTGATATGAATGCTATAGTAATACCACATGGATCTTTTGTTGCTTATGCTGGATTAAGTAATGTTGAGGATAAATTTAATGTACCTATGTTTGGTAATAGGGATATCTTAAGATGGGAAGCAGAACGTGATAAAGAAAGAAAAATGTTGGTAAATGGTGATATTAGAATTCCTAAAAAATTTGAAAGTCCTTCAGACATCGATTGTGAGGTAATGGTTAAATTCCCTGGAGCTAGAGGTGGTAGAGGTTACTTTATTTGTTCTAGTCCTGAAGAATTTAATAAAAAAATTGATGAAATGAAAAATCGTGGATGGATTAAAGACTCTGATGTTGCTGAAGCACATATTGAAGAATATGTTTGTGGTTGTAATTATTGTATACACTATTTTTACTCTGCATTAAATGATGAAGTTGAGTTAATGGGTATGGATAGTAGGTATGAATCTTGTATTGATGGTTTAGTAAGAATGCCTGCTAAAGATCAAATTGAAACTAATTTATCTCCGTCCTATGTTGTAACTGGTAATCACCCTGTTGTTATAAGAGAATCATTACTTACTCAAGCATTTGATTTAGGTGATAAATTAGTAAAAAGTGCTAAAGAATTAGTTAAACCTGGTTTAAATGGCCCATTTTGTTTACAAACTCTTGTAAATGATAATCTTGAATTAGTTGTTTTTGAAACTAGTGCTAGGATTGATGGAGGAACTAATACTTTCATGAATGGTTCTCCTTATTCTTATCTTAAATATGGTGAAGGTATGAGTATGGGTAGGAGAATTGCTCTTGAGATTAAAAATGCTATTGAAAAAGGAGAATTAGATAAAATAATTACATAA
- a CDS encoding DUF5750 family protein: MMNVEITDYGSKDKDDNFIVYTVSNLDDGALNYLDNHINDKHEIINNDLIITMNFTDKYYPFASDLALFKFDDFKAREEIEMTCYLSGVLEDMLY, encoded by the coding sequence ATGATGAATGTTGAAATTACAGATTATGGTTCAAAAGATAAAGATGATAATTTTATTGTTTATACTGTTAGTAATCTTGATGATGGTGCTTTAAATTATTTGGATAATCATATTAATGATAAACATGAAATTATTAATAATGATCTTATAATTACTATGAATTTCACTGATAAATATTATCCATTTGCTTCTGATCTTGCACTTTTTAAATTTGATGATTTTAAAGCTCGTGAAGAAATAGAAATGACTTGTTATCTTTCTGGTGTTTTAGAAGATATGCTTTATTAG
- a CDS encoding carbon-nitrogen hydrolase family protein, which yields MNNNLKIGLCQMNVVDNKETNIKKAVNMIKAANEKEADIAILPEMFNCPYENEKFVEYAETKEDSFTLKTISKLANDLNIYILAGSIPEKKENKIYNSSYFFDNNGKIIANHKKMHLFDIDVKGKIRFMESDTLSAGDDFTIADTPFVKIGIGICYDIRFIELGRILTLNGAKILIYPGAFNLTTGPAHWELLFRSRALDNQVYTIGVAPALNKNSNYKSFGHSIVASPWGDVIAECGYDEELKVVNIDLDKINKVRNEIPIIKNRRDDLYKIEKIAKK from the coding sequence ATGAACAATAATCTTAAAATTGGATTATGTCAAATGAATGTAGTTGATAATAAAGAAACAAATATTAAAAAAGCAGTAAACATGATAAAAGCAGCAAATGAAAAAGAAGCAGATATTGCAATACTTCCAGAAATGTTTAATTGCCCATATGAAAATGAAAAGTTTGTAGAATATGCTGAAACAAAAGAAGATAGTTTTACCCTTAAAACAATATCAAAACTTGCTAATGATTTAAACATATACATACTTGCAGGAAGTATTCCTGAAAAAAAGGAAAATAAAATATATAATAGTAGTTATTTTTTCGATAATAATGGTAAAATCATTGCAAATCATAAAAAAATGCACCTATTTGATATAGATGTGAAAGGAAAAATTAGATTCATGGAATCTGACACCTTAAGTGCTGGAGATGATTTTACAATAGCAGATACCCCTTTTGTAAAAATAGGAATAGGCATATGTTATGATATAAGGTTTATAGAACTTGGAAGAATATTAACACTTAATGGTGCTAAAATATTAATTTATCCTGGTGCATTTAATCTTACAACAGGACCTGCTCATTGGGAATTATTATTTAGATCTAGAGCATTAGATAATCAAGTTTACACAATAGGTGTCGCACCTGCATTAAATAAAAATTCAAATTATAAGTCATTTGGTCATTCCATAGTTGCAAGCCCATGGGGAGATGTTATTGCAGAATGTGGATATGATGAAGAACTTAAAGTAGTTAATATTGATTTAGATAAAATAAATAAAGTAAGAAATGAAATTCCAATAATTAAAAATAGACGTGATGATTTATATAAAATTGAAAAAATAGCTAAAAAATAG